The DNA sequence AAAAAGATATATATTACCTCTCCTGCTGTTAAGCTTAGGGTCTTGTAAACAAGATTTCCTGAATCAAAGAGATCCAAATGCCGTGACTGTAGGAGACTATTTTGAAACGGAGAATGATGTGCAGTTGGCTGTGAATGGGATTTACCAAGCATTACGCTCTGGCAGCAATTTAGGCGAAGGCAGCGGGCTTTACAGCGAAGAACGTTCGGACAATACCGGCCGTGATGATAACCAGTCCAATGCTGGTGAACCATTCCAGTTTAATGATTTCTCTATCCTGCCAAGTAACTCTTACCTCAAAACGCATTGGGCAAACATGTATGACGGCATTGCTCGTTGCAACACATTATTATCGCGCATTGATCAGGTTAACTTCGCTAACGAAGAGATGAAAAAGCGCTATATGGCCGAAACCAAATTTGTGCGTGGCTTGCTCTATTTTCACCTAGTACGCAAGTTTGGCGATTTGCCTCTTTCTACGGTAGAGATCACGAGCAAAGAGCAGGCCAGCGCCCTGGCTTTTAGACAAGCAGAAACCGTTATATACACACAAATCGTAGCAGATCTTACAGACGCATTAGACAGTAACCTTCCTAACACGCAATGGGAATATGCCGTAGGCAGAACTTCGAAGGCAGCTATTAATGCTACCTTAGGACAGGTATACCTCACTATGGGCGCCACCATGACCGAAAACAGGCCTGCCAATTTAGAAAAAGCAGAGCAACATCTGACGGCAGCATATGGTATGCGTACCTTTGGCAGACTGAATGAGATCCCGTACGAACAAGTGTTTAGCGTGGAAAATAAGATGACCTGTAAGGAGTTGGTCTTCCAGATCCAGTACTTGCAGGGCGATCAGATCTACAGTTCTTCTATTGCGCGGAACAATCAAGCGCGCGGTGAAACGATCAACTCCCAATTCCCATCTACCGGGCTAGGCGGAAATGTGAAAATGGACTTGGTAAAAGATTATGAAATCAACGATGCGCGTAAAGATTTTTCCATAAAATTCGCTACTAGTCCGCAGGTGAATGACTGGTTTATCACGAAATATCGTGACAATAGCGATGCAGCTGGTACACAAGGCTGGGGCGGAAATGATTTTATCTTGATCCGTTATGCTGATGTTATGCTATTATTAGCCGAGACTAAAATGCATTTAGGAAAAGAAGCGGAAGCCATAGCCTTGCTAGATGAGGTGCGCGAAAGAGCGGGTTTGCCTGCTTACGCTACTTCCAGAGCTGATGCCAACTACAACACTAAATATCCGACTCTCAAAGATGCTATCTTACATGAGCGGCGCGTGGAATTGGCTTTTGAAAATCACCGTTGGTTTGACTTGATTCG is a window from the Sphingobacterium sp. lm-10 genome containing:
- a CDS encoding RagB/SusD family nutrient uptake outer membrane protein, which translates into the protein MKKRYILPLLLLSLGSCKQDFLNQRDPNAVTVGDYFETENDVQLAVNGIYQALRSGSNLGEGSGLYSEERSDNTGRDDNQSNAGEPFQFNDFSILPSNSYLKTHWANMYDGIARCNTLLSRIDQVNFANEEMKKRYMAETKFVRGLLYFHLVRKFGDLPLSTVEITSKEQASALAFRQAETVIYTQIVADLTDALDSNLPNTQWEYAVGRTSKAAINATLGQVYLTMGATMTENRPANLEKAEQHLTAAYGMRTFGRLNEIPYEQVFSVENKMTCKELVFQIQYLQGDQIYSSSIARNNQARGETINSQFPSTGLGGNVKMDLVKDYEINDARKDFSIKFATSPQVNDWFITKYRDNSDAAGTQGWGGNDFILIRYADVMLLLAETKMHLGKEAEAIALLDEVRERAGLPAYATSRADANYNTKYPTLKDAILHERRVELAFENHRWFDLIRNYNAQELVNYFKSKSQADYGNAQISNITTKDRYYPIPFDEYQLDPTRMYQNPGY